The following proteins come from a genomic window of Sorghum bicolor cultivar BTx623 chromosome 3, Sorghum_bicolor_NCBIv3, whole genome shotgun sequence:
- the LOC8058897 gene encoding probable protein phosphatase 2C 9: MAEICCEEAKSTPATAVAAASVSAAAAAVAVASSALERRRRRLEMRRFRVATDPEAPVAEDVRATKRQRLLARTVSGSCPDAGSDSDRPALPERLPRYGVTSVCGRRREMEDMVSIRPDFLPGTSTQHFFGVFDGHGCSHVATLCQDMMHEVVADEHRKAGCGEETAWKGVMERSFARLDEQAASWATSRSRDEPACRCEQQMPLRCDHVGSTAVVAVVSPTHVVVANAGDSRAVLSRAGVAVPLSVDHKPDRPDELARIEAAGGRVIYWDGARVLGVLAMSRAIGDGYLKPFVSSEPEVTVTERTDDDECLILASDGLWDVVTNEMACEVVRACFRSNGPPQAPAARPNGVAALPAADADDENGPAVVKGVSKEDSDRACSDAAMLLAKLALARRSADNVSVVVVDLRRGI; this comes from the exons atggccgagatcTGCTGCGAGGAAGCCAAGTCCACGCCGGCAACCGCCGTGGCTGCGGCTTCAGTCtccgcggcggccgccgccgtggCAGTCGCCTCCTCGGCGTTGGAGAGGAGGCGACGCAGGTTGGAGATGAGGAGGTTCCGCGTCGCGACTGATCCCGAGGCGCCGGTCGCGGAGGACGTCCGCGCTACCAAGCGGCAGAGGCTGCTGGCGCGCACGGTGTCCGGCTCCTGCCCCGACGCGGGCTCGGACTCCGACAGGCCGGCCCTGCCGGAGCGGTTGCCTAGGTACGGGGTCACCTCCGTCTGCGGCCGACGGCGCGAGATGGAGGACATGGTCTCCATCAGGCCGGACTTCCTGCCCGGCACCAGCACGCAACACTTCTTCGGCGTCTTCGACGGCCACGGCTGCTCCCAC GTAGCGACGCTGTGCCAGGACATGATGCATGAGGTGGTCGCGGACGAGCACAGGAAGGCTGGTTGTGGCGAAGAGACGGCGTGGAAGGGCGTCATGGAGAGGAGCTTCGCGCGATTGGACGAGCAGGCCGCCAGCTGGGCGACCAGCCGCAGCCGCGACGAGCCCGCCTGCCGGTGCGAGCAGCAGATGCCCTTGCGTTGCGATCACGTGGGGTCCACCGCCGTGGTCGCCGTCGTCAGCCCCACACACGTAGTCGTCGCCAACGCCGGCGACTCCCGTGCCGTCCTCTCCCGCGCCGGCGTCGCCGTTCCGCTCTCTGTCGACCACAAG CCTGATCGACCTGACGAGCTGGCCCGCATCGAGGCGGCGGGCGGCCGCGTCATTTACTGGGATGGTGCTCGTGTTCTCGGCGTCCTCGCCATGTCTCGAGCCATAG GCGATGGATACCTAAAGCCGTTCGTGTCGTCGGAGCCGGAGGTAACGGTGACGGAGcgcaccgacgacgacgagtgcCTGATCCTGGCCAGCGACGGCCTGTGGGACGTCGTGACCAACGAGATGGCGTGCGAGGTCGTCCGGGCGTGCTTCCGCAGCAACGGCCCGCCGCAGGCGCCGGCCGCTCGGCCGAACGGCGTGGCTGCCCTCCCGGCAGCCGACGCGGACGACGAGAACGGACCCGCGGTTGTCAAGGGCGTGAGCAAGGAGGATTCCGACAGGGCGTGCTCCGACGCGGCCATGCTGCTGGCGAAGCTGGCGCTGGCCCGGCGGAGCGCCGATAATGTTAGCGTGGTCGTCGTGGATCTCCGCCGAGGCATATGA
- the LOC110433938 gene encoding protein HESO1-like isoform X3, protein MVDSVHDNIVLNKCIKDILALIKPVEDDRSRRLSTIQELENCIHSQASLSGAAVKPFGSFVSDLYSKSGDLDLSIQLWNGSNHPINKRKKQNTLREVRKTLLSQGVTGYMQFIPHARVPVLQYVSNRFGISCDISIDNFAGRIKSKIFYWINTLDERFGDMVLLHHLSFQIKEWAKAQNINDPKSGSLNSYSLCLLVLFHFQTSDPPILPPLNEIYEGNIAGDVTALYNEQHLDEVCAANIARFRLQNKGRRNETSICRLLGTFFQKFARINAFTDNVISTYSGQIGRIQDDPSWMTKSYHLFVEDPVERPDNAARAVSMKGLDRIASAFNDACHKFNSLEHIDRNELLALLCTPVVGLKLGGKVIANSYQKTPQRNNQHTTTGGRAGRDQGQAPRARGFAGIRPVHKDPLANTTAHETAVQYHNHQQATTVRQTAIPYPGRNPQTHTTVHQTTPYQNHTVPQVYPTWPQTAEPYHNHNQQVYATGLQTGPYQSHNQVYAPRFQTGPYQSRHHQVYRAGLQPGGTYQIHNQHQQVYNAGFQTDGPHQNQQRRKGYTPNHQTNRYTAMAARYEPVRGQFNNGSTRDSKSQAADTAASQR, encoded by the exons ATGGTTGATTCTGTTCATGACAACATTGTGCTGAACAAGTGTATCAAGGACATCCTTGCACTAATCAAACCAGTAGAGGATGATAGAAGCAGGCGGCTATCCACAATTCAGGAGCTGGAAAACTGTATCCACTCTCAAGCATCTCTGTCAG GTGCTGCTGTCAAACCTTTTGGGTCCTTTGTATCAGATCTTTACTCAAAATCAGGCGACTTAGATTTATCAATTCAGCTCTGGAATGGTTCAAACCACcctataaacaagagaaagaagCAGAATACCTTGAGAGAAGTTAGGAAAACCTTACTAAGTCAAG gtGTTACTGGATACATGCAGTTCATTCCACATGCAAGAGTTCCAGTCCTTCAATATGTCAGCAACCGCTTTGGCATCTCCTGTGATATATCAATTGATAACTTTGCTGGTCGAATTAAGTCCAAAATCTTCTACTGGATCAATACTTTAGATGAGCGGTTTGGTGATATGGTTTTGCTG CATCATCTTTCCTTCCAGATCAAGGAATGGGCAAAAGCTCAAAACATTAACGATCCAAAGAGTGGGTCCCTGAACTCTTATTCACTTTGCCTACTTGTCCTCTTTCATTTTCAG ACATCCGATCCACCAATTCTACCACCTCTGAATGAGATTTATGAAGGGAACATTGCAGGAGATGTTACAG CACTTTATAATGAGCAACATCTTGATGAAGTTTGTGCTGCAAATATAGCAAGATTTAGACTCCAGAACAAGGGCCGCAGAAATGAAACTTCTATTTGTCGCCTACTTGGAACTTTTTTTCAAAAG TTTGCTCGTATCAATGCCTTTACGGATAATGTCATATCAACTTACTCAGGCCAGATTGGGCGAATCCAGGACGACCCAAGTTGGATGACGAAATCTTACCATTTATTT GTTGAAGATCCAGTAGAGAGACCTGATAATGCCGCTAGAGCAGTTAGTATGAAAGGCCTTGACCGCATTGCTAGTGCATTCAATGATGCTTGTCACAAGTTTAACTCCCTGGAACATATTGACCGGAATGAGTTATTGGCGCTGTTGTGTACCCCTGTTGTTGGCTTGAAACTTGGTGGGAAAGTCATAGCAAACTCTTACCAAAAAACTCCACAAAGGAATAATCAGCATACCACAACTGGAGGACGGGCAGGGCGTGATCAAGGTCAAGCACCGAGAGCCAGAGGGTTTGCTGGAATCAGACCAGTCCATAAAGACCCACTAGCGAATACTACAGCACATGAAACAGCAGTACAGTATCATAACCATCAGCAGGCTACAACAGTTCGACAAACAGCCATACCATACCCTGGCCGTAATCCACAAACTCATACTACAGTGCATCAGACAACGCCTTACCAGAATCATACTGTTCCACAGGTGTATCCTACTTGGCCCCAAACAGCTGAACCGTACCACAATCATAATCAGCAGGTTTATGCTACTGGGTTGCAAACAGGGCCATACCAAAGCCATAACCAGGTCTATGCTCCAAGATTCCAAACAGGACCATACCAGAGTCGTCATCATCAGGTTTATAGAGCAGGGTTGCAACCTGGAGGAACATATCAGATCCACAATCAACATCAACAGGTGTATAATGCAGGGTTCCAAACCGACGGTCCACACCAAAATCAGCAGCGGCGGAAGGGATACACACCGAACCATCAGACTAACAGGTATACTGCCATGGCAGCGAGGTATGAGCCTGTTCGTGGACAGTTCAACAATGGATCAACAAGGGACTCAAAATCCCAAGCAGCAGACACTGcagcttcacaaagatag
- the LOC8058898 gene encoding protein HESO1, protein MIEYVLNYDLLKACIEDILSTINPVEDDKRKRLSAIQELADSIYSVGPLRGAAVKPFGSFLSNLYAKSGDLDVSVDLRNGSRLPISKKKKQNALRELMKALQMRGVARCMEFIPTARVPILKYMSNHFGISCDVSVNNYPGQIKSRILYWIGTIDERFGDMVLLVKEWAKARNINDPKNGTLNSYSLCLLVIFHFQTCEPAILPPLKDVFDVKAAEELVLYDENNVDALCLANIERFLRQNAGHKNQSSLSHVLESFFHKFFSIQKLSNKVVSTYTGRLEKIQDNTSWMAKSYSLFVEDPFERPDNASRAVRAEELKRIEWAFNHVNYNFTARALNRDELLSLLCTPPVQSIIAKRPPNCQSTVAARLYDDQHHLQARGSTGSISSSQGHATGRQMAHTDQYLKQPQPYNAERMKAGQYQSINRPQVNTTGLEIAVPVQYHSHTTSLQRAGRRTVSQYQNQQRRMEYSPYQRSGTTRYDPAGRRWSHNGSTWDSASQASTSNTSWQR, encoded by the exons ATGATCGAGTATGTTCTTAACTATGATTTGCTGAAGGCATGTATTGAAGACATACTCTCAACAATAAACCCTGTGGAAGATGATAAAAGGAAACGGTTAAGTGCAATTCAGGAGCTGGCAGATTCCATCTACTCAGTTGGGCCCTTGAGAG GTGCTGCTGTCAAACCGTTTGGATCATTTTTATCAAACCTTTATGCAAAGTCTGGTGATTTGGATGTTTCAGTTGATCTCCGGAATGGCTCAAGACTTCCTATAAGCAAGAAAAAGAAGCAAAATGCCTTGAGAGAACTAATGAAAGCTTTACAAATGAGAG GTGTTGCTAGATGTATGGAGTTCATTCCTACTGCAAGAGTTCCAATTCTTAAGTACATGAGCAACCACTTTGGTATTTCCTGTGATGTATCAGTTAACAACTACCCTGGTCAAATCAAATCGAGAATCTTGTACTGGATCGGTACTATAGATGAGCGCTTCGGTGATATGGTTTTATTG GTCAAGGAGTGGGCAAAAGCTCGAAATATTAACGACCCAAAAAATGGAACCCTGAACTCCTATTCTCTGTGCTTGCTTGTCATCTTTCATTTTCAG ACATGTGAGCCTGCAATTTTACCACCTCTGAAGGATGTTTTTGATGTGAAAGCTGCAGAAG AATTGGTGCTTTATGATGAGAACAATGTTGATGCCCTTTGCTTAGCAAATATAGAAAGGTTTCTGCGCCAGAATGCGGGGCACAAAAATCAGAGCTCTCTTTCACACGTCCTTGAATCTTTTTTTCACAAG TTTTTTAGCATCCAGAAGCTTTCAAACAAAGTGGTATCCACTTACACAGGCCGGCTTGAGAAAATCCAGGACAACACAAGTTGGATGGCCAAATCATACAGTTTGTTT GTCGAAGATCCGTTCGAGAGACCTGATAATGCCTCTAGAGCCGTTAGAGCAGAGGAGCTTAAACGTATTGAGTGGGCTTTCAACCATGTGAACTATAACTTTACTGCTCGTGCCCTCAATCGGGATGAGCTACTGTCACTGCTGTGTACACCTCCTGTTCAATCTATTATTGCAAAACGTCCACCCAATTGTCAGTCAACTGTGGCAGCTAGACTTTATGATGATCAACATCACCTGCAAGCCAGAGGTTCTACTGGAAGCATATCAAGTTCACAGGGTCATGCTACAGGACGCCAGATGGCACACACAGACCAGTATCTCAAACAACCACAGCCCTATAATGCAGAGCGCATGAAAGCAGGACAATACCAGAGTATCAATCGTCCACAGGTCAATACTACAGGGCTTGAAATAGCAGTACCAGTCCAGTATCATAGTCATACAACAAGTTTGCAAAGGGCAGGGAGACGAACAGTAAGTCAGTACCAGAATCAGCAGCGAAGAATGGAATACTCGCCATACCAGCGTTCTGGCACTACAAGGTATGACCCCGCTGGCAGACGGTGGTCCCACAATGGATCAACATGGGACTCTGCATCTCAAGCCTCCACAAGCAATACATCATGGCAAAGGTAG
- the LOC110433938 gene encoding protein HESO1-like isoform X1, with translation MESSVFSDADFSMVDSVHDNIVLNKCIKDILALIKPVEDDRSRRLSTIQELENCIHSQASLSGAAVKPFGSFVSDLYSKSGDLDLSIQLWNGSNHPINKRKKQNTLREVRKTLLSQGVTGYMQFIPHARVPVLQYVSNRFGISCDISIDNFAGRIKSKIFYWINTLDERFGDMVLLHHLSFQIKEWAKAQNINDPKSGSLNSYSLCLLVLFHFQTSDPPILPPLNEIYEGNIAGDVTALYNEQHLDEVCAANIARFRLQNKGRRNETSICRLLGTFFQKFARINAFTDNVISTYSGQIGRIQDDPSWMTKSYHLFVEDPVERPDNAARAVSMKGLDRIASAFNDACHKFNSLEHIDRNELLALLCTPVVGLKLGGKVIANSYQKTPQRNNQHTTTGGRAGRDQGQAPRARGFAGIRPVHKDPLANTTAHETAVQYHNHQQATTVRQTAIPYPGRNPQTHTTVHQTTPYQNHTVPQVYPTWPQTAEPYHNHNQQVYATGLQTGPYQSHNQVYAPRFQTGPYQSRHHQVYRAGLQPGGTYQIHNQHQQVYNAGFQTDGPHQNQQRRKGYTPNHQTNRYTAMAARYEPVRGQFNNGSTRDSKSQAADTAASQR, from the exons ATGGAATCATCCGTGTTCAGTGACGCG GATTTCAGCATGGTTGATTCTGTTCATGACAACATTGTGCTGAACAAGTGTATCAAGGACATCCTTGCACTAATCAAACCAGTAGAGGATGATAGAAGCAGGCGGCTATCCACAATTCAGGAGCTGGAAAACTGTATCCACTCTCAAGCATCTCTGTCAG GTGCTGCTGTCAAACCTTTTGGGTCCTTTGTATCAGATCTTTACTCAAAATCAGGCGACTTAGATTTATCAATTCAGCTCTGGAATGGTTCAAACCACcctataaacaagagaaagaagCAGAATACCTTGAGAGAAGTTAGGAAAACCTTACTAAGTCAAG gtGTTACTGGATACATGCAGTTCATTCCACATGCAAGAGTTCCAGTCCTTCAATATGTCAGCAACCGCTTTGGCATCTCCTGTGATATATCAATTGATAACTTTGCTGGTCGAATTAAGTCCAAAATCTTCTACTGGATCAATACTTTAGATGAGCGGTTTGGTGATATGGTTTTGCTG CATCATCTTTCCTTCCAGATCAAGGAATGGGCAAAAGCTCAAAACATTAACGATCCAAAGAGTGGGTCCCTGAACTCTTATTCACTTTGCCTACTTGTCCTCTTTCATTTTCAG ACATCCGATCCACCAATTCTACCACCTCTGAATGAGATTTATGAAGGGAACATTGCAGGAGATGTTACAG CACTTTATAATGAGCAACATCTTGATGAAGTTTGTGCTGCAAATATAGCAAGATTTAGACTCCAGAACAAGGGCCGCAGAAATGAAACTTCTATTTGTCGCCTACTTGGAACTTTTTTTCAAAAG TTTGCTCGTATCAATGCCTTTACGGATAATGTCATATCAACTTACTCAGGCCAGATTGGGCGAATCCAGGACGACCCAAGTTGGATGACGAAATCTTACCATTTATTT GTTGAAGATCCAGTAGAGAGACCTGATAATGCCGCTAGAGCAGTTAGTATGAAAGGCCTTGACCGCATTGCTAGTGCATTCAATGATGCTTGTCACAAGTTTAACTCCCTGGAACATATTGACCGGAATGAGTTATTGGCGCTGTTGTGTACCCCTGTTGTTGGCTTGAAACTTGGTGGGAAAGTCATAGCAAACTCTTACCAAAAAACTCCACAAAGGAATAATCAGCATACCACAACTGGAGGACGGGCAGGGCGTGATCAAGGTCAAGCACCGAGAGCCAGAGGGTTTGCTGGAATCAGACCAGTCCATAAAGACCCACTAGCGAATACTACAGCACATGAAACAGCAGTACAGTATCATAACCATCAGCAGGCTACAACAGTTCGACAAACAGCCATACCATACCCTGGCCGTAATCCACAAACTCATACTACAGTGCATCAGACAACGCCTTACCAGAATCATACTGTTCCACAGGTGTATCCTACTTGGCCCCAAACAGCTGAACCGTACCACAATCATAATCAGCAGGTTTATGCTACTGGGTTGCAAACAGGGCCATACCAAAGCCATAACCAGGTCTATGCTCCAAGATTCCAAACAGGACCATACCAGAGTCGTCATCATCAGGTTTATAGAGCAGGGTTGCAACCTGGAGGAACATATCAGATCCACAATCAACATCAACAGGTGTATAATGCAGGGTTCCAAACCGACGGTCCACACCAAAATCAGCAGCGGCGGAAGGGATACACACCGAACCATCAGACTAACAGGTATACTGCCATGGCAGCGAGGTATGAGCCTGTTCGTGGACAGTTCAACAATGGATCAACAAGGGACTCAAAATCCCAAGCAGCAGACACTGcagcttcacaaagatag
- the LOC110433938 gene encoding protein HESO1-like isoform X4, with protein sequence MVDSVHDNIVLNKCIKDILALIKPVEDDRSRRLSTIQELENCIHSQASLSGAAVKPFGSFVSDLYSKSGDLDLSIQLWNGSNHPINKRKKQNTLREVRKTLLSQGVTGYMQFIPHARVPVLQYVSNRFGISCDISIDNFAGRIKSKIFYWINTLDERFGDMVLLIKEWAKAQNINDPKSGSLNSYSLCLLVLFHFQTSDPPILPPLNEIYEGNIAGDVTALYNEQHLDEVCAANIARFRLQNKGRRNETSICRLLGTFFQKFARINAFTDNVISTYSGQIGRIQDDPSWMTKSYHLFVEDPVERPDNAARAVSMKGLDRIASAFNDACHKFNSLEHIDRNELLALLCTPVVGLKLGGKVIANSYQKTPQRNNQHTTTGGRAGRDQGQAPRARGFAGIRPVHKDPLANTTAHETAVQYHNHQQATTVRQTAIPYPGRNPQTHTTVHQTTPYQNHTVPQVYPTWPQTAEPYHNHNQQVYATGLQTGPYQSHNQVYAPRFQTGPYQSRHHQVYRAGLQPGGTYQIHNQHQQVYNAGFQTDGPHQNQQRRKGYTPNHQTNRYTAMAARYEPVRGQFNNGSTRDSKSQAADTAASQR encoded by the exons ATGGTTGATTCTGTTCATGACAACATTGTGCTGAACAAGTGTATCAAGGACATCCTTGCACTAATCAAACCAGTAGAGGATGATAGAAGCAGGCGGCTATCCACAATTCAGGAGCTGGAAAACTGTATCCACTCTCAAGCATCTCTGTCAG GTGCTGCTGTCAAACCTTTTGGGTCCTTTGTATCAGATCTTTACTCAAAATCAGGCGACTTAGATTTATCAATTCAGCTCTGGAATGGTTCAAACCACcctataaacaagagaaagaagCAGAATACCTTGAGAGAAGTTAGGAAAACCTTACTAAGTCAAG gtGTTACTGGATACATGCAGTTCATTCCACATGCAAGAGTTCCAGTCCTTCAATATGTCAGCAACCGCTTTGGCATCTCCTGTGATATATCAATTGATAACTTTGCTGGTCGAATTAAGTCCAAAATCTTCTACTGGATCAATACTTTAGATGAGCGGTTTGGTGATATGGTTTTGCTG ATCAAGGAATGGGCAAAAGCTCAAAACATTAACGATCCAAAGAGTGGGTCCCTGAACTCTTATTCACTTTGCCTACTTGTCCTCTTTCATTTTCAG ACATCCGATCCACCAATTCTACCACCTCTGAATGAGATTTATGAAGGGAACATTGCAGGAGATGTTACAG CACTTTATAATGAGCAACATCTTGATGAAGTTTGTGCTGCAAATATAGCAAGATTTAGACTCCAGAACAAGGGCCGCAGAAATGAAACTTCTATTTGTCGCCTACTTGGAACTTTTTTTCAAAAG TTTGCTCGTATCAATGCCTTTACGGATAATGTCATATCAACTTACTCAGGCCAGATTGGGCGAATCCAGGACGACCCAAGTTGGATGACGAAATCTTACCATTTATTT GTTGAAGATCCAGTAGAGAGACCTGATAATGCCGCTAGAGCAGTTAGTATGAAAGGCCTTGACCGCATTGCTAGTGCATTCAATGATGCTTGTCACAAGTTTAACTCCCTGGAACATATTGACCGGAATGAGTTATTGGCGCTGTTGTGTACCCCTGTTGTTGGCTTGAAACTTGGTGGGAAAGTCATAGCAAACTCTTACCAAAAAACTCCACAAAGGAATAATCAGCATACCACAACTGGAGGACGGGCAGGGCGTGATCAAGGTCAAGCACCGAGAGCCAGAGGGTTTGCTGGAATCAGACCAGTCCATAAAGACCCACTAGCGAATACTACAGCACATGAAACAGCAGTACAGTATCATAACCATCAGCAGGCTACAACAGTTCGACAAACAGCCATACCATACCCTGGCCGTAATCCACAAACTCATACTACAGTGCATCAGACAACGCCTTACCAGAATCATACTGTTCCACAGGTGTATCCTACTTGGCCCCAAACAGCTGAACCGTACCACAATCATAATCAGCAGGTTTATGCTACTGGGTTGCAAACAGGGCCATACCAAAGCCATAACCAGGTCTATGCTCCAAGATTCCAAACAGGACCATACCAGAGTCGTCATCATCAGGTTTATAGAGCAGGGTTGCAACCTGGAGGAACATATCAGATCCACAATCAACATCAACAGGTGTATAATGCAGGGTTCCAAACCGACGGTCCACACCAAAATCAGCAGCGGCGGAAGGGATACACACCGAACCATCAGACTAACAGGTATACTGCCATGGCAGCGAGGTATGAGCCTGTTCGTGGACAGTTCAACAATGGATCAACAAGGGACTCAAAATCCCAAGCAGCAGACACTGcagcttcacaaagatag
- the LOC110433938 gene encoding protein HESO1-like isoform X2 yields the protein MESSVFSDADFSMVDSVHDNIVLNKCIKDILALIKPVEDDRSRRLSTIQELENCIHSQASLSGAAVKPFGSFVSDLYSKSGDLDLSIQLWNGSNHPINKRKKQNTLREVRKTLLSQGVTGYMQFIPHARVPVLQYVSNRFGISCDISIDNFAGRIKSKIFYWINTLDERFGDMVLLIKEWAKAQNINDPKSGSLNSYSLCLLVLFHFQTSDPPILPPLNEIYEGNIAGDVTALYNEQHLDEVCAANIARFRLQNKGRRNETSICRLLGTFFQKFARINAFTDNVISTYSGQIGRIQDDPSWMTKSYHLFVEDPVERPDNAARAVSMKGLDRIASAFNDACHKFNSLEHIDRNELLALLCTPVVGLKLGGKVIANSYQKTPQRNNQHTTTGGRAGRDQGQAPRARGFAGIRPVHKDPLANTTAHETAVQYHNHQQATTVRQTAIPYPGRNPQTHTTVHQTTPYQNHTVPQVYPTWPQTAEPYHNHNQQVYATGLQTGPYQSHNQVYAPRFQTGPYQSRHHQVYRAGLQPGGTYQIHNQHQQVYNAGFQTDGPHQNQQRRKGYTPNHQTNRYTAMAARYEPVRGQFNNGSTRDSKSQAADTAASQR from the exons ATGGAATCATCCGTGTTCAGTGACGCG GATTTCAGCATGGTTGATTCTGTTCATGACAACATTGTGCTGAACAAGTGTATCAAGGACATCCTTGCACTAATCAAACCAGTAGAGGATGATAGAAGCAGGCGGCTATCCACAATTCAGGAGCTGGAAAACTGTATCCACTCTCAAGCATCTCTGTCAG GTGCTGCTGTCAAACCTTTTGGGTCCTTTGTATCAGATCTTTACTCAAAATCAGGCGACTTAGATTTATCAATTCAGCTCTGGAATGGTTCAAACCACcctataaacaagagaaagaagCAGAATACCTTGAGAGAAGTTAGGAAAACCTTACTAAGTCAAG gtGTTACTGGATACATGCAGTTCATTCCACATGCAAGAGTTCCAGTCCTTCAATATGTCAGCAACCGCTTTGGCATCTCCTGTGATATATCAATTGATAACTTTGCTGGTCGAATTAAGTCCAAAATCTTCTACTGGATCAATACTTTAGATGAGCGGTTTGGTGATATGGTTTTGCTG ATCAAGGAATGGGCAAAAGCTCAAAACATTAACGATCCAAAGAGTGGGTCCCTGAACTCTTATTCACTTTGCCTACTTGTCCTCTTTCATTTTCAG ACATCCGATCCACCAATTCTACCACCTCTGAATGAGATTTATGAAGGGAACATTGCAGGAGATGTTACAG CACTTTATAATGAGCAACATCTTGATGAAGTTTGTGCTGCAAATATAGCAAGATTTAGACTCCAGAACAAGGGCCGCAGAAATGAAACTTCTATTTGTCGCCTACTTGGAACTTTTTTTCAAAAG TTTGCTCGTATCAATGCCTTTACGGATAATGTCATATCAACTTACTCAGGCCAGATTGGGCGAATCCAGGACGACCCAAGTTGGATGACGAAATCTTACCATTTATTT GTTGAAGATCCAGTAGAGAGACCTGATAATGCCGCTAGAGCAGTTAGTATGAAAGGCCTTGACCGCATTGCTAGTGCATTCAATGATGCTTGTCACAAGTTTAACTCCCTGGAACATATTGACCGGAATGAGTTATTGGCGCTGTTGTGTACCCCTGTTGTTGGCTTGAAACTTGGTGGGAAAGTCATAGCAAACTCTTACCAAAAAACTCCACAAAGGAATAATCAGCATACCACAACTGGAGGACGGGCAGGGCGTGATCAAGGTCAAGCACCGAGAGCCAGAGGGTTTGCTGGAATCAGACCAGTCCATAAAGACCCACTAGCGAATACTACAGCACATGAAACAGCAGTACAGTATCATAACCATCAGCAGGCTACAACAGTTCGACAAACAGCCATACCATACCCTGGCCGTAATCCACAAACTCATACTACAGTGCATCAGACAACGCCTTACCAGAATCATACTGTTCCACAGGTGTATCCTACTTGGCCCCAAACAGCTGAACCGTACCACAATCATAATCAGCAGGTTTATGCTACTGGGTTGCAAACAGGGCCATACCAAAGCCATAACCAGGTCTATGCTCCAAGATTCCAAACAGGACCATACCAGAGTCGTCATCATCAGGTTTATAGAGCAGGGTTGCAACCTGGAGGAACATATCAGATCCACAATCAACATCAACAGGTGTATAATGCAGGGTTCCAAACCGACGGTCCACACCAAAATCAGCAGCGGCGGAAGGGATACACACCGAACCATCAGACTAACAGGTATACTGCCATGGCAGCGAGGTATGAGCCTGTTCGTGGACAGTTCAACAATGGATCAACAAGGGACTCAAAATCCCAAGCAGCAGACACTGcagcttcacaaagatag